The following proteins are encoded in a genomic region of Roseisolibacter agri:
- a CDS encoding aminotransferase class I/II-fold pyridoxal phosphate-dependent enzyme: MLPRPIPSLDRLPPYVFAELDRLKADARARGRTFVDLGIGSPDQPTPAPVMEAVRRAAGDTSRHGYPPFRGTPEFLGAASRYMAARFGVALDPAQELIAVSGSKEGVAQLLQAYCGPGDVALVPAVYYPVYARAPMLNGADAWFIPTPAPDFLPDLDAIPADVLSRAKVLVVNYPNNPTGAVCDVAFLARCVAFARRHGLLLLSDLAYAELSFDGYRAPSVFEVPGAMDVAVELHSCSKAFNMAGLRIGFAAGSAEAIATLGAYRTNVGYGTPWVAQAAGAAALDAHATLAAPIVAEYRARRDAVYTALREAGWDVTPPRAAMYAWLPVPEGFDDWGWVRAALDEVGVVVTPGLAFGPGGAGWFRISLVQPAPVLSQAVARLAELAARVPA, from the coding sequence GTGCTGCCCCGCCCCATCCCCTCGCTCGACCGCCTCCCGCCCTACGTCTTCGCGGAGCTCGACCGGCTGAAGGCCGACGCCCGTGCCCGGGGCCGGACCTTCGTGGACCTCGGCATCGGCAGCCCGGACCAGCCGACGCCCGCGCCGGTGATGGAGGCCGTCCGTCGCGCCGCCGGCGACACGTCGCGCCATGGCTACCCGCCGTTCCGCGGGACGCCGGAGTTCCTGGGCGCGGCCTCGCGCTACATGGCGGCGCGCTTCGGCGTCGCGCTCGACCCGGCGCAGGAGCTGATCGCGGTCAGCGGGTCCAAGGAGGGGGTCGCGCAGCTGCTGCAGGCCTACTGCGGACCCGGCGACGTCGCGCTGGTGCCGGCGGTCTACTACCCCGTCTACGCGCGCGCGCCCATGCTCAACGGCGCGGACGCGTGGTTCATCCCGACGCCGGCGCCGGACTTCCTGCCCGACCTGGACGCGATCCCCGCGGACGTCCTGTCGCGCGCGAAGGTGCTCGTGGTGAACTACCCGAACAACCCGACCGGCGCGGTGTGCGACGTCGCGTTCCTCGCGCGCTGTGTCGCGTTCGCGCGGCGCCACGGGCTGCTGCTCCTGAGCGACCTCGCGTACGCCGAGCTGTCGTTCGACGGCTACCGCGCGCCGAGCGTGTTCGAGGTGCCGGGCGCGATGGACGTCGCCGTCGAGCTGCACTCGTGCTCCAAGGCGTTCAACATGGCCGGCCTCCGCATCGGCTTCGCCGCCGGCAGTGCGGAGGCGATCGCGACGCTCGGCGCCTACCGCACGAACGTCGGCTACGGCACGCCGTGGGTCGCGCAGGCCGCCGGCGCCGCGGCGCTGGACGCGCACGCGACGCTCGCGGCGCCCATCGTCGCGGAGTACCGCGCGCGCCGCGACGCGGTCTACACGGCGCTGCGCGAGGCGGGCTGGGACGTCACGCCGCCGCGCGCCGCGATGTACGCCTGGCTCCCCGTCCCCGAGGGGTTCGACGACTGGGGCTGGGTGCGCGCGGCGCTCGACGAGGTGGGCGTGGTGGTGACGCCCGGCCTCGCGTTCGGCCCCGGTGGCGCCGGCTGGTTCCGCATCTCGCTCGTCCAGCCGGCCCCCGTGCTGTCGCAGGCCGTGGCGCGGCTCGCGGAGCTCGCGGCGCGCGTGCCGGCCTGA
- a CDS encoding pilus assembly PilX N-terminal domain-containing protein produces MPRLRLAARRRARRLSAPRRGMALPIALMLLVVLSTLAASSFTASRQTFRGGRNTLIEQRAMSVAEYGLNQQVANWRTELNLPAPRGLAVGRVDSTNVWVAAGDTSKVRITRLTNMLYHVESVGRASIPNPALTAQRSVGAILRLAYPTIEPRGAITAGGRVDLQGSAIVDGRDYVPYSWDSDVAWADSICNGMRGTLMPAIAVPPGTAQSDSSDRNIPSGAPKVIFDPAAGDSNTYVRFGTESWNTLTANATIKYLNGAAPGMTILPVDSAGTCRYSNTQNWGEPFRGAGSVASCVNYFPIIYVDGDLELQSNGRGQGILLVNGNLKLRGTFDWVGLIIVRDDVERGNGTANITGAVMARNVNLSNNGSLWTGNQTVRYSKCAVESALRGSAILVRARDRAWTQLF; encoded by the coding sequence ATGCCCAGACTCCGCCTCGCCGCCCGGCGTCGCGCGCGCCGGCTGTCGGCGCCGCGCCGCGGGATGGCGCTGCCGATCGCGCTGATGCTGCTCGTCGTGCTCAGCACCCTCGCCGCGAGCTCGTTCACCGCCTCGCGGCAGACGTTCCGCGGCGGCCGCAACACGCTCATCGAGCAGCGCGCGATGTCGGTGGCCGAGTACGGATTGAACCAGCAGGTGGCGAACTGGCGCACGGAGCTGAACCTCCCGGCGCCGCGCGGGCTCGCGGTCGGCCGCGTCGACTCGACCAACGTGTGGGTCGCCGCCGGCGACACGTCGAAGGTGCGCATCACGCGCCTGACGAACATGCTGTACCACGTGGAGTCGGTCGGGCGCGCGAGCATCCCGAACCCGGCGCTGACGGCGCAGCGCAGCGTGGGCGCGATCCTGCGCCTGGCGTATCCGACCATCGAGCCGCGCGGCGCGATCACGGCGGGCGGACGCGTGGACCTGCAGGGCTCCGCGATCGTCGACGGCCGTGACTACGTCCCGTACTCGTGGGACAGCGACGTGGCGTGGGCGGATTCCATCTGCAACGGCATGCGCGGCACGCTGATGCCGGCGATCGCGGTGCCGCCCGGCACCGCGCAGTCGGACTCCTCGGACCGCAACATCCCGTCGGGCGCGCCGAAGGTCATCTTCGATCCCGCCGCCGGCGACTCGAACACCTACGTGCGCTTCGGCACCGAGTCGTGGAACACGCTGACGGCGAACGCGACGATCAAGTACCTGAACGGCGCGGCACCCGGCATGACGATCCTGCCCGTCGACAGCGCAGGCACGTGCCGGTACAGCAACACACAGAACTGGGGCGAGCCGTTCCGCGGCGCGGGCTCGGTGGCGTCGTGCGTGAACTACTTCCCGATCATCTACGTCGACGGCGACCTGGAGCTGCAGTCGAACGGACGCGGCCAGGGGATCCTGCTCGTGAACGGGAACCTGAAGCTTCGCGGCACCTTCGACTGGGTCGGGCTGATCATCGTGCGCGACGACGTGGAGCGCGGCAACGGCACCGCGAACATCACGGGCGCGGTCATGGCCCGGAACGTCAACCTGAGCAACAACGGCAGCCTGTGGACGGGCAACCAGACCGTGCGCTACTCGAAGTGCGCGGTGGAGAGCGCCCTGCGCGGCTCGGCCATCCTCGTGCGGGCCCGCGACCGGGCGTGGACGCAGCTCTTCTGA
- a CDS encoding acyl-CoA thioesterase yields MTVRAPDSDDAPAAAPPGSSDAGRDTFARTLEVAESDLDEQAHVNNVVYVQWVQDTATAHWLALTTPEDRAQVGWVCTRHEIDYLAPALLGDAVVVRTRVGHAKGLIFERHTDVRRVDDDRVLARSRTLWCPVDPTTGRPRRVPPHLRALFSIGEPAREVTDGDAPAR; encoded by the coding sequence GTGACCGTCCGCGCGCCCGACTCCGACGACGCACCCGCGGCCGCGCCCCCCGGCTCGTCCGACGCGGGGCGCGACACCTTCGCGCGCACGCTGGAGGTGGCGGAGTCGGACCTCGACGAGCAGGCGCACGTCAACAACGTCGTCTACGTGCAGTGGGTGCAGGACACCGCGACCGCGCACTGGCTCGCGCTGACGACGCCCGAGGACCGCGCGCAGGTCGGTTGGGTCTGCACGCGGCACGAGATCGACTACCTCGCGCCCGCGTTGCTCGGCGACGCGGTCGTCGTGCGCACGCGCGTGGGCCACGCGAAGGGGCTGATCTTCGAGCGGCACACCGACGTGCGGCGCGTGGACGACGATCGCGTGCTGGCGCGCTCGCGCACGCTCTGGTGTCCCGTGGATCCCACGACCGGCCGTCCGCGCCGCGTGCCGCCGCACCTGCGCGCGCTCTTCTCGATCGGCGAACCCGCACGCGAGGTGACCGATGGCGACGCGCCCGCCCGTTGA
- a CDS encoding pilus assembly FimT family protein has product MRIGHGGGLLRGRGGRADTREAGKPRADDGMSAAGAVTRRRAQTRCRASRCRVHLAVGRMSRRLKPWSPTAETVGGMMSALPCRPHRPATRPPGGAARRAGFSMVELLLTIAVAGIMIAIAGPKARAFREGASVRGARQELATAIEAARAAAIQRGRTARVHLRTDSLLVTVDTGAPGAAASGRYTVLGPLRLDTAFNVTLTRADPADTVIAYDSRGLANPRLLHTARLVVTRGLRKDSVCVTNFGMILPRGCTP; this is encoded by the coding sequence ATGCGGATCGGGCACGGGGGCGGGCTCCTTCGTGGTCGAGGTGGACGTGCGGACACGCGCGAGGCCGGCAAGCCGCGGGCCGATGACGGAATGAGTGCGGCCGGCGCCGTGACGCGCCGACGGGCGCAAACGCGTTGCCGCGCTTCTCGGTGCCGCGTCCACCTCGCAGTCGGGCGCATGTCCCGTCGACTCAAGCCCTGGTCGCCCACTGCCGAGACCGTAGGAGGTATGATGAGCGCCCTCCCCTGCCGCCCTCACCGGCCGGCCACGCGCCCCCCCGGGGGCGCCGCTCGGCGTGCCGGCTTCTCGATGGTGGAGCTTCTGCTCACGATCGCGGTCGCCGGCATCATGATCGCCATCGCCGGCCCGAAGGCGCGCGCCTTCCGCGAGGGCGCCTCGGTGCGCGGCGCGCGGCAGGAGCTGGCGACGGCCATCGAGGCAGCGCGGGCCGCCGCCATCCAGCGCGGCCGCACGGCGCGCGTGCACCTGCGCACCGACAGCCTGCTCGTCACCGTGGACACGGGCGCGCCCGGCGCCGCGGCGAGCGGCCGCTACACCGTGCTCGGCCCGCTGCGCCTGGACACCGCGTTCAACGTGACGCTGACGCGCGCCGACCCGGCGGACACCGTCATCGCGTACGACTCGCGCGGCCTCGCGAACCCGCGCCTGCTCCACACGGCGCGCCTCGTGGTCACGCGCGGGCTCCGCAAGGACTCCGTGTGCGTGACGAACTTCGGCATGATCCTGCCGCGCGGGTGCACGCCGTGA
- the tal gene encoding transaldolase, with protein MAPRLKELHAAGQSLWLDYIDRAMLQNGDLERRIREDALTGMTSNPTIFEKALAEGAHYDTQLAAAEAGLTPWELFELVETEDVRRACDLFLPVYEATKGKDGYVSIEVSPGVAEDPDATIEEGRRLWATVARPNVMIKVPGTESGARAVRSLLAEGINVNVTLLFSVEAHRRVIEAYLDALDERVAAGKPVDRIASVASFFVSRVDSEIDKRLDAIIAQLPEERKSYVASLKGRAAIANAKLAYRLFQTMFSGQRWDALAAKGAMVQRPLWASTSVKNPAYRDVLYVEQLIGPDTVNTLPPATLEAFRDHGEVARTVDQDVDGAERLLADLEALGISMPAVTDKLLVEGIASFQKSFDGLLAGLEKKMSALVAR; from the coding sequence ATGGCTCCGCGCCTCAAGGAACTCCACGCCGCCGGTCAGTCGCTCTGGCTCGACTACATCGACCGCGCGATGCTCCAGAACGGCGATCTCGAGCGCCGCATCCGCGAGGATGCGCTGACCGGGATGACGTCCAACCCGACGATCTTCGAGAAGGCGCTGGCCGAGGGCGCGCACTACGACACGCAGCTCGCCGCCGCCGAGGCGGGGCTGACGCCGTGGGAGCTGTTCGAGCTCGTCGAGACCGAGGACGTGCGCCGCGCCTGCGACCTCTTCCTCCCGGTCTACGAGGCCACGAAGGGGAAGGACGGCTACGTCTCGATCGAGGTCTCGCCCGGCGTCGCCGAGGATCCCGACGCGACGATCGAGGAGGGGCGCCGCCTGTGGGCGACCGTCGCGCGGCCGAACGTGATGATCAAGGTGCCCGGCACCGAGAGCGGCGCGCGCGCCGTGCGCTCGCTCCTGGCCGAGGGCATCAACGTCAACGTGACGCTGCTCTTCTCGGTCGAGGCGCACCGCCGCGTGATCGAGGCCTACCTCGACGCGCTCGACGAGCGCGTGGCCGCGGGCAAGCCCGTCGACCGCATCGCCAGCGTCGCGAGCTTCTTCGTGAGCCGCGTCGACTCGGAGATCGACAAGCGCCTCGACGCGATCATCGCGCAGCTGCCCGAGGAGCGGAAGTCGTACGTCGCGTCGCTCAAGGGCCGCGCCGCGATCGCCAACGCGAAGCTCGCGTACCGCCTGTTCCAGACGATGTTCTCGGGACAGCGCTGGGATGCGCTGGCCGCGAAGGGCGCGATGGTGCAGCGCCCGCTCTGGGCCAGCACGAGCGTGAAGAACCCCGCGTACCGCGACGTGCTCTACGTCGAGCAGCTGATCGGCCCCGACACGGTGAACACGCTGCCGCCCGCGACGCTCGAGGCGTTCCGCGATCACGGCGAGGTGGCGCGCACGGTGGACCAGGACGTCGACGGCGCCGAGCGGCTCCTCGCCGACCTCGAGGCGCTCGGCATCTCGATGCCGGCGGTGACCGACAAGCTGCTCGTCGAGGGCATCGCGTCGTTCCAGAAGTCGTTCGACGGGCTGCTCGCGGGGCTCGAGAAGAAGATGAGCGCGCTCGTCGCGCGCTGA
- a CDS encoding GNAT family N-acetyltransferase — protein MTAGDAVPHVRRATLADVPELQAMIARSARGLSEGFYTPQQIESAVRHMFGVDTQLVHDGTYFVVEADGALVAGGGWSRRRTLFGGDQFKQGEDASLDPARDAARIRAFFVDPSWARRGLGRLLFEACRSAAAAAGFTTLKLLATLPGEPLYTALGFTVRERVTVTLPDGVAVPGAVMSRPV, from the coding sequence GTGACGGCCGGCGATGCGGTCCCGCACGTCCGCCGCGCCACGCTGGCCGACGTCCCCGAGCTGCAGGCGATGATCGCGCGATCCGCGCGCGGGCTGAGCGAGGGCTTCTACACGCCCCAGCAGATCGAGAGCGCGGTGCGCCACATGTTCGGCGTCGACACGCAGCTCGTGCACGACGGCACGTACTTCGTCGTCGAGGCGGATGGCGCGCTGGTGGCGGGGGGCGGCTGGAGCCGACGGCGCACGCTCTTCGGCGGCGACCAGTTCAAGCAGGGCGAGGACGCGTCGCTCGATCCCGCGCGCGACGCGGCGCGCATCCGCGCCTTCTTCGTCGATCCGTCGTGGGCGCGGCGCGGGCTCGGCCGGCTGCTGTTCGAGGCGTGCCGGAGCGCCGCGGCGGCGGCGGGCTTCACGACGCTCAAGCTGCTGGCGACGCTCCCGGGCGAGCCGCTCTACACGGCGCTCGGCTTCACGGTGCGGGAGCGCGTGACGGTGACGCTCCCCGACGGCGTCGCGGTGCCGGGCGCGGTGATGAGCCGGCCGGTGTAA
- a CDS encoding DUF6766 family protein, protein MSDGLREARETVKRARAREEAERNERSTGAAERAAVMRVRTMRGKSGVHRFLLENGLSVASFALFLATLVGLVFTGAAVQSEEQRDHGQPPVTVVEYLRTGAFVETLTENWESEFLQMGIFVLLTAKLYQVGSAESKHLEEPEETDEDPRTHRFDPEAPWPVRAGGVALAVYRHSLSLALMLLFAASFVLHAMGGARAYSEEQLQHGGEAVTTLQYLGTSQFWFESLQNWQSEFLSVGVLVLLSIWLREQGSTQSKPVAAPSHETGH, encoded by the coding sequence ATGAGCGACGGACTGCGGGAAGCGCGCGAGACGGTGAAGCGCGCGCGAGCGCGCGAGGAGGCGGAGCGGAACGAGCGTAGCACGGGAGCGGCCGAGCGGGCCGCGGTGATGCGCGTGCGGACGATGCGCGGGAAGAGCGGCGTGCATCGCTTCCTGCTCGAGAACGGGCTGAGCGTGGCGTCGTTCGCGCTGTTCCTCGCGACGCTGGTGGGGCTGGTCTTCACCGGCGCGGCCGTCCAGTCGGAGGAGCAGCGCGACCATGGGCAGCCGCCGGTGACCGTCGTGGAGTACCTGCGCACGGGCGCGTTCGTGGAGACGCTGACCGAGAACTGGGAGTCCGAGTTCCTGCAGATGGGGATCTTCGTGCTGCTGACCGCGAAGCTGTACCAGGTCGGGTCGGCGGAATCGAAGCATCTCGAGGAGCCCGAGGAGACGGACGAGGATCCGCGCACGCACCGCTTCGATCCCGAGGCGCCGTGGCCCGTGCGCGCGGGCGGCGTCGCGCTCGCGGTGTACCGCCACTCGCTCAGCCTCGCGCTGATGCTGCTCTTCGCGGCGAGCTTCGTCCTGCACGCGATGGGCGGCGCGCGCGCGTACAGCGAGGAGCAGCTGCAGCACGGCGGCGAGGCCGTCACGACGCTGCAGTACCTCGGCACGAGCCAGTTCTGGTTCGAGTCGCTCCAGAACTGGCAGTCCGAGTTCCTGTCGGTGGGCGTGCTGGTGCTGCTCAGCATCTGGCTGCGTGAGCAGGGCTCGACGCAGTCCAAGCCCGTCGCCGCCCCGTCGCACGAGACGGGTCACTGA
- a CDS encoding heavy metal-binding domain-containing protein codes for MLVVTTPAIEGRPVRQYLGLVSGEAILGANVFRDFFAGIRDIVGGRSAAYEEELRKAKQIALDEMVARARDLGGDAVIGVDLDYESIQMGSGGGMLMVSASGTAVRLG; via the coding sequence ATGCTCGTCGTCACGACTCCCGCCATCGAAGGCCGCCCCGTGCGCCAGTACCTCGGCCTCGTGTCGGGCGAGGCGATCCTCGGCGCGAACGTCTTCCGCGACTTCTTCGCCGGCATCCGCGACATCGTCGGCGGCCGCTCGGCCGCGTACGAGGAGGAGCTGCGCAAGGCGAAGCAGATCGCGCTCGACGAGATGGTCGCGCGCGCGCGCGACCTCGGCGGCGACGCGGTCATCGGCGTCGACCTGGACTACGAGAGCATCCAGATGGGCAGCGGCGGCGGGATGCTGATGGTCAGCGCGAGCGGCACGGCGGTCCGGCTGGGCTGA
- a CDS encoding PQQ-dependent sugar dehydrogenase, with translation MPDPHRRFPSRVPFAVLAAGALLATACGADSAQERTATGEVERSAAAPGDTPPGDSAPASTATTAKPACAPDDAGITLPAGFCATLFADSVGGARHVAVAPNGDVFVALQSPRRRGPDETGQTPSGGILALRDRDGDGRADTRETFGGRGGSGIALAPGWVYADQGTTIVRHPVPAGQLRPSGAAETIVEGLPTGGHAAHSIVLDGRGTLFVNVGSLSNSCQQKDRGNGSPGADPCTELETRAGVWRYRADQPGQKFAPAARFATGIRNAVAMTLAPDGQLWVAQHGRDQLFQNWGEKFTAAQSAELPAEELMPVRQGDDFGWPYCYYDPTQQKLVLAPEYGGDGKTVGRCAQKKAPVAAFPAHWAPMAVLFYTGRQFPPRYRNGVFVSFHGSWNRAPLPQAGYQVAFLPMSGGRAAGAHETFADGFTGGADRRQPGQALHRPVGLAQSPDGGIYVTDDVRGRIWKIVYVGVN, from the coding sequence GTGCCCGATCCGCATCGCCGCTTCCCGTCGCGCGTCCCGTTCGCCGTCCTCGCCGCGGGCGCGCTGCTCGCCACCGCGTGCGGGGCCGACTCCGCGCAGGAGCGCACCGCCACGGGCGAGGTGGAACGGTCGGCCGCCGCGCCGGGCGATACGCCGCCGGGCGATTCCGCGCCGGCGTCCACCGCGACGACCGCGAAGCCGGCCTGCGCGCCGGACGACGCGGGCATCACGCTGCCCGCGGGCTTCTGCGCGACGCTGTTCGCCGACAGTGTGGGCGGCGCGCGACATGTGGCGGTCGCGCCCAACGGCGACGTCTTCGTCGCGCTGCAGTCGCCGCGGCGCCGCGGCCCCGACGAGACGGGCCAGACGCCGTCGGGCGGCATCCTCGCGCTGCGCGACCGCGACGGCGATGGTCGCGCCGACACGCGCGAGACGTTCGGTGGGCGCGGCGGGTCGGGGATCGCGCTCGCGCCGGGCTGGGTCTACGCGGACCAGGGCACGACGATCGTGCGGCACCCGGTGCCGGCCGGCCAGCTGCGCCCCAGCGGCGCGGCCGAGACGATCGTCGAGGGGCTGCCGACCGGCGGCCACGCCGCGCACAGCATCGTGCTCGACGGGCGCGGGACGCTGTTCGTGAACGTCGGCTCGCTCAGCAACTCGTGCCAGCAGAAGGACCGCGGCAATGGCTCGCCGGGGGCGGACCCGTGCACCGAGCTGGAGACGCGCGCGGGCGTGTGGCGCTACCGCGCGGATCAGCCCGGCCAGAAGTTCGCGCCCGCGGCGCGCTTCGCGACCGGCATCCGCAACGCGGTCGCCATGACGCTCGCCCCGGACGGCCAGCTCTGGGTGGCGCAGCACGGGCGCGACCAGCTCTTCCAGAACTGGGGCGAGAAGTTCACGGCCGCGCAGAGCGCGGAGCTCCCCGCCGAGGAGCTGATGCCCGTGCGCCAGGGTGACGACTTCGGCTGGCCGTACTGCTACTACGACCCGACGCAGCAGAAGCTGGTGCTGGCGCCGGAGTACGGCGGCGACGGGAAGACGGTCGGGCGCTGCGCGCAGAAGAAGGCGCCGGTCGCGGCCTTCCCCGCGCACTGGGCGCCGATGGCGGTGCTCTTCTACACGGGACGGCAGTTCCCCCCGCGCTACCGCAACGGCGTCTTCGTCTCCTTCCACGGCTCGTGGAACCGCGCGCCGCTCCCGCAGGCGGGCTACCAGGTCGCCTTCCTCCCGATGAGCGGCGGCCGCGCGGCGGGCGCGCACGAGACCTTCGCGGACGGCTTCACCGGCGGCGCCGACCGCCGGCAGCCGGGCCAGGCGCTCCATCGCCCGGTCGGCCTCGCCCAGTCGCCCGACGGCGGCATCTACGTCACGGACGACGTGCGCGGGCGGATCTGGAAGATCGTGTACGTGGGGGTGAACTGA
- a CDS encoding DUF4112 domain-containing protein: MATRPPVDASLEPVVGEVLTGPVHGSRMHHAQRVRAMARLLDTAVRVPGTPVRFGLDAVLGLIPGVGDVVGAAASGYIVLAAARLGAPATVLVRMLLNVGIDTLVGAVPLFGDLFDLGWRSNSRNVALLERHLADPRGARAASSRVVLGVLAGIALLAVAGAVLVVLLVQSLLRAFG; the protein is encoded by the coding sequence ATGGCGACGCGCCCGCCCGTTGATGCGTCCTTGGAGCCGGTGGTGGGAGAGGTGCTCACCGGGCCCGTGCACGGCAGCCGGATGCACCATGCCCAGCGCGTGCGCGCGATGGCGCGCCTGCTGGACACCGCGGTGCGCGTGCCGGGCACGCCGGTGCGCTTCGGGCTCGACGCGGTGCTGGGGCTGATCCCGGGCGTGGGTGACGTCGTCGGCGCCGCGGCGTCGGGCTACATCGTGCTCGCGGCCGCGCGCCTCGGCGCGCCGGCGACGGTGCTCGTGCGCATGCTGCTCAACGTCGGCATCGACACGCTGGTGGGCGCCGTGCCGCTGTTCGGCGACCTCTTCGACCTCGGCTGGCGCTCCAACTCGCGCAACGTCGCGCTGCTGGAGCGGCACCTCGCCGACCCGCGCGGCGCGCGCGCCGCCAGCAGCCGCGTGGTGCTCGGCGTGCTCGCGGGCATCGCGCTGCTCGCGGTCGCCGGCGCGGTGCTCGTCGTCCTGCTGGTGCAGAGCCTCCTCCGCGCCTTCGGCTGA
- a CDS encoding PulJ/GspJ family protein — MPARMRARLSARAAFTLPELLVAMTLLVVVGATLGTMLTSQYRMFNRTQGATQMQRDLRTGLGLLPLDLRAASRAGGDITALQDSAIQLRATIGSSIICVRPAANQLDLPPLMAARNALTQWHTSPLPGDTVLVYDDNTRTGPEDDRWLPYALVSIAPAPAASCAGAPFTDPVLDPPASKPRWRLTLNGDPPITTVAGAPVRFLRSVRYSLYKPNGGDAWYLGYREYLTGGWGQTEPIAGPFEAAGGPRVGIKFSYFDTLGVALAAPTGTNVGRVDLTFRARALIRGGTRDTIVLRDSVAVRVALRNRL; from the coding sequence ATGCCCGCGCGCATGCGCGCACGCCTGTCCGCACGCGCGGCCTTCACGCTGCCGGAGCTGCTGGTCGCGATGACGCTGCTCGTGGTCGTCGGCGCCACGCTCGGCACGATGCTGACGAGCCAGTACCGCATGTTCAACCGCACGCAGGGCGCGACGCAGATGCAGCGCGACCTCCGCACGGGCCTCGGGCTGCTGCCGCTGGACCTGCGCGCGGCGTCGCGCGCCGGCGGCGACATCACCGCCCTGCAGGACTCGGCCATCCAGCTGCGGGCGACGATCGGCTCGTCGATCATCTGCGTGCGGCCGGCGGCCAACCAGCTGGACCTGCCGCCGCTGATGGCCGCGCGCAACGCGCTCACGCAGTGGCACACGTCGCCGCTGCCGGGCGACACGGTCCTCGTCTACGACGACAACACGCGCACCGGCCCCGAGGACGACCGCTGGCTGCCGTACGCGCTGGTCAGCATCGCGCCGGCGCCTGCCGCGAGCTGCGCCGGCGCGCCCTTCACGGATCCCGTGCTCGACCCGCCGGCGAGCAAGCCGCGCTGGCGCCTGACGCTCAACGGCGATCCGCCGATCACGACGGTCGCGGGCGCGCCCGTGCGCTTCCTGCGCTCCGTGCGCTACTCGCTCTACAAGCCGAACGGCGGCGACGCGTGGTACCTCGGCTACCGCGAGTACCTGACCGGCGGGTGGGGCCAGACGGAGCCGATCGCCGGGCCGTTCGAGGCCGCGGGCGGTCCGCGCGTCGGCATCAAGTTCAGCTACTTCGACACGCTCGGCGTCGCGCTCGCCGCCCCGACCGGCACGAACGTCGGCCGCGTGGACCTCACCTTCCGCGCGCGGGCGCTGATCCGCGGCGGCACGCGCGACACGATCGTGCTCCGCGACTCGGTGGCGGTGCGCGTCGCGCTCCGCAACCGGCTGTAG
- a CDS encoding type IV pilus modification PilV family protein codes for MHAVMARGRARANAPRRAADRRGFTLIEVIAAIILLSIGLLAVAGLGVVAAKTTRRGSTQTLAAAIAQSRFDSLSSLPCATLATAGATSGTSTTRGVVEKWRVVDGWNVKRLTDSLTVPGRANTLVYQSVIPCREQ; via the coding sequence GTGCACGCCGTGATGGCGCGCGGGCGCGCACGCGCGAACGCGCCGCGCCGTGCGGCCGATCGCCGCGGCTTCACGCTGATCGAGGTCATCGCCGCGATCATCCTGCTGTCGATCGGCCTCCTCGCGGTCGCCGGCCTGGGCGTGGTGGCCGCCAAGACGACGCGGCGCGGCTCGACGCAGACGCTCGCGGCGGCCATCGCGCAGTCGCGCTTCGACTCGCTGTCGAGCCTTCCCTGCGCCACGCTGGCCACCGCGGGTGCGACGTCGGGCACGTCCACCACGCGTGGCGTGGTGGAGAAGTGGCGGGTGGTGGACGGCTGGAACGTGAAGCGGCTCACCGACTCGCTGACGGTGCCGGGTCGCGCGAACACCCTCGTCTACCAGAGCGTGATCCCATGCCGCGAGCAGTGA